A stretch of DNA from Diospyros lotus cultivar Yz01 chromosome 14, ASM1463336v1, whole genome shotgun sequence:
gcaaaaaaaaaacatacttTTATCTTGCATATGAGAGAACCATAGGGTTGCGAATTGAAAACTTTTAAAGCAACAACATGTGGAAGTactaagaaaataaaacatcatCAGATGGCCACCAGCCATCAACGCCGTTCACCTTATCAGGTAATAGTTCTTTCCTTTCCTATAGGATTGTGATATTCCTGGGTTCATAGATAAAAACTCACAGCTCTTACTTAAGGTTCTAAATCCAGCCATGAAAAGCAAAGACTGTTGTTCAACCCAGCTTGCTGAAGTCGCCACACTCACTAGCACATTGGACTGCTCCTCTGAAGAAAGGAGGCTGCTGGCCTCACATAACTAAAACCCTGGAATGGGTTACTATTGCTATTTGGACTGGCAGCTGGAGATTCCTGGAGTGTCATATCAGTCCAACGCTTGTCAAAGTTGGCAATGCACTGCGTCCCACCAACCTCTGGGCAAAAACTTGGCCGGATTTCCCTGGCTTCAAGTTTCTTCCAGTTGATTGGCTTGAACCATTTATGATGCTTTACTTCATTGCTGCCATTGGCCCCACTTCCTAGGCGCTTGCTTGGATCCTTTTGCAGCAACTGGAAGACAAAAAAGACTTGACATAGATTATTACTAtcataaacatttaaattaaaagcGAAATTTCCAGGAAGATCTCTAAGATGGATCCCTCCAACTCCAATGACCAAGTAGTCCCAAACTCCAAAGAGGAAGTTCTTTAGCATGTCAAACAAATATCTGTGAAACAATAGCAAGAAGCTGTTATTTAGGCCAAGGATAAGCATGTGTGTACCCCTTTCAACAGAGAGTGTGCATCGCTTGACAAAAACGCAGGCAGCCTGATTttctcctttattattttttgttgaattttCTCACGGTTCCCACCAATAAATGGAGGCTGCACCAGCAGAAAGCAAAAAAGTGAAGAATCAGATTATACGAACAGCTCCATCCAATAAAGTAAGAGATAATGCAAACAATTCATAAACAAGAGAAGCTACAGATTGACACATAAACCCCGCTTGACTGTTTAGGTCATTCTAAGAATGATTCACTTTCATTGAAGgggaaaaaagggaaaaatactggaaTAGATTACCATgcaaagaatttaaaaaatgtaacagTGAGAAGTAGAACCACATGGAGAGCAGGGTTGGAGTAACATAACATTTGAACTCATTGAAACTGATAATACTACCAGCTCTAAAGTGTAATTCTTACCATTCTTAAGTGAGACTGGAAAAGGGTTCAAACACAGATATTACTTCTTAACTTTATGATTCAAAGAACAAATTTGTAAATACAACAAATATCTACCAAAAGACacagaaaattataaaaatagctCTTTCTTTCAACAGAAAATTGTGAATTAGTGTCACACACGGCGACTTACCTtctgttatttctttttcttaaatgCTGTAATCGTTtgctttatttctgttattGCCTATTATGGTTGTTGCTTTAAATTCCAGCTGTAATAGTTTGTTATTAGGAGAATATTCTAGGATGGCCCACGTGTaagggctagaataggacaaactGGTTGTTATAACCGCTTACAAGAAGGAATCTGCTATGGCAGCATCCATGCTAGAGGGTTATATATACCCCTCCTAGACCCTCCGGGTCCATTAACGAGAATATTATTGACAAtcagcatctctctctctcttttgctaTCTCCCTActtctctctgttctttcttccttcctttctttctttccagcCTTTCTACTGCTATCCACCGATTAATCCTAAGTCAGTGAGATAGCCATTGTCACTAGCAGTGACAATTAGCAAATTTCTTCCATCAGCACACTcgttttttataacaaaattttcaagaattttcaaaagCCGTGGCAATTGGCATGAAGTTTTGGACAATCTTGAATTTCAAACATGTCATGGTTTCAAGATCCTGGCTCCAGCaatcaaatattttcacaaaacatACGGATGCCATATAGAAAGAAATTGCAGAAAGTAGAAAAGGGGATAATCAAACAAATTTGGTAGAAAAGAAGTTAGGggaaaagagagaagctaaAGAGGCAATAGGGGAAGGGGGAAGAGAGATTGGGAGAGGAGagaatcaaataatttttattcaaactCAGAACATGCCAATTGTTTGCATCACCAATAGCTACTTATAGGCTAAATAATTATCACAAGAGCTataatatttaaacaaaaactatttaaatcctaccataaatattattaaatccTAATTGCCATATCTAAACTTTAatatcagaaattaaaataattctaattcctAATCATGCAAACAGTATGATCCACATATCAATACCCAAGAAGATACTAATTGCTGACCTTTCCTGTGAGCATCTCAAACAATAAGATCCCAACGCTCCACCAATCTGCAGCCTTATCATGGCCCTTCCCAAGAATGATTTCAGGTGACATATATTCCACAGTCCCACACATGGAGTTTGATCTTGTATTCTCATCAAATTGCTTTGCAAGGCCAAAATCAGTCAACATAACCTAAAATAAGaagtaaattaaaatttcagaaCAAGCAATTTCACATAGGGCCtctgatattatatatatatatatatagagagagagagagagagagagagtacatgGCCATCTGCATCCAGTAGGATATTTTCAGGCTTCAGATCCCTATGCATTACACCATTAGCATGAAGATGAGACACTGCTGAAACAATCTCTGCTGTATATGTCCGTGCCAGATCCTCTCTGAAATATGAAGTGAGATTTAATCAGCCTTACATCCCTagcattttgaaaaacttccaAAGCAGAATGACAAAGATACCTGAAAAGTCCATGGTGATAAAGCTGAAAAAATAGGTGTCCCCCATTCACAAAATCTAGCACAAGATAAAGTCTATATTTGGTCTGCAGGTCAGGAATACTTGGAGTTAGTATTCAACATTGACATAAGCTCCACCTTATGCAAATCCTATTCACATCTATTAGCAAATGTAAGACAGTGCTAGAGTTTGTTGgacattttgaaattcaaaataaattggagACTTGAAGACTCCGATAAGAAGGTAGGAAATAGTGGGGTTGGGGGGGAAGTAAAGAGAAAAACCATGCCACACTGACcaaaaagtgaacaaaaattGTTTACGTGAATTTACTTGGAATGAACATCTGAGCTGGACAATAAATGGGTGCTGTATCCTGGTTAAAATATCCCTCTCTGCTTTCATGTATTCAGCATGATTCTTCTCTATTATCTTGTCCTTCCGCATGACCTTCATTGCATATATTTCTGATGTTCCCCTCTGTCTCACCTGGAATACTTTTCCAAATGCACCCTGACCAACAACCTTCAGGACCTCAAAATCTTCAAGGCCTACGCTCTgctccttgatgaaattatcaTCCACACATTGAAGAGATCCATTAACAAAAGAATCATTAATTAGAAGTTCCTGAACGTCATTGTCTGTCTCACAACCGACACTCCCTACAAGTTCCACTGAATCCTCCATCTCATGTATGGTGAGCTTGCTCAATTTCAAAGACTGACTAACACAAGCGGAGGGACCAACCAAAGAATGTGATCGATTGTAAATGACCACTGGGTCATCATAACAAAGTCCAGTCACGTCTGGTACAGGCACCAATTTTTCAGAGTCCCCGTTACCAACTTCATTTGAGGCTTGTTCTGGTAAAGGACCAAATACATCACAGAAGTCTAATTCAACATTATCTGGGGGAACATCAGGAATGCTCACTGGGAAAAGCAGTTGGCTCTTAAAGGATTTGCAAACTTGTTTGTTGGTGAGAGTAGATAACTGAGAAGAAACCATGCTGCCAAATATTGCCTCCGGAATCAAGATGATAAAATATTGATGATGGATGCAGATGGCTAAATATTAAGCACTGCTATGGATGAAGCTCTTCAAAGGAGCCCCAATTGCAAATTGCTAAATAAGTCCTATCAATTCCCTTAATCAGGTTAAGGTAGAAGTTCAAGTATGCAGTGGGGATCTCAGAGAACTTTGACAGCAAGCAAACCAAAGTCCAGAAAAAGATGTCGTTCTTGTTTCCCGATTTACAGGAAACGACAGATGCCACAGTGGTTCTTGAATTCATTAAGATCCAGTTATCAACCTGTTATTAAAAAGCCAGAAATACAACAGTTAGAACTCTGCACGCATAGAAAGTACATCATTGATACTTGCATTAGTTTCTAAGtagtttttttaattcttataagTTATAATGAAAAACCAAGTAAATGTTACAAGGAGAAGAATACAAGCATGAGCTTCTCAACCAAGAAATGCTTAACAAGAGCAATTAATGGTTGGTTAGGAAGATATGTAAGAACAGGGTAAGTAACAAGGCTGTTTCTACAACCTATGAGATAACAAACTTTGCAGACCTGATAACATAGTGCAACAGACAATTTATTGGCTCGCAGATGGGTCCATTGACAATTGAG
This window harbors:
- the LOC127789641 gene encoding serine/threonine-protein kinase AtPK2/AtPK19-like: MVSSQLSTLTNKQVCKSFKSQLLFPVSIPDVPPDNVELDFCDVFGPLPEQASNEVGNGDSEKLVPVPDVTGLCYDDPVVIYNRSHSLVGPSACVSQSLKLSKLTIHEMEDSVELVGSVGCETDNDVQELLINDSFVNGSLQCVDDNFIKEQSVGLEDFEVLKVVGQGAFGKVFQVRQRGTSEIYAMKVMRKDKIIEKNHAEYMKAERDILTRIQHPFIVQLRCSFQTKYRLYLVLDFVNGGHLFFQLYHHGLFREDLARTYTAEIVSAVSHLHANGVMHRDLKPENILLDADGHVMLTDFGLAKQFDENTRSNSMCGTVEYMSPEIILGKGHDKAADWWSVGILLFEMLTGKPPFIGGNREKIQQKIIKEKIRLPAFLSSDAHSLLKGLLQKDPSKRLGSGANGSNEVKHHKWFKPINWKKLEAREIRPSFCPEVGGTQCIANFDKRWTDMTLQESPAASPNSNSNPFQGFSYVRPAASFLQRSSPMC